The Salvelinus namaycush isolate Seneca chromosome 1, SaNama_1.0, whole genome shotgun sequence genome has a window encoding:
- the LOC120055457 gene encoding elongation of very long chain fatty acids protein 7-like has protein sequence MEFRDLTARAGLWYDNFMKNADPRTEDWFLMSSPLPQTIIIVAYIYFVTRLGPRLMENRRAFHLKEILIFYNFSVVALSLYMCYEYVMSGWGTGYTFHCDLVDYSDSPQALRMAGTCWLYYFSKFIEMLDTIFFVLRKKNSQITFLHVYHHSIMPFTWWFGVRFAPGGQGTFHALLNCVVHVIMYSYYGLSALGPAYQKYLWWKKYLTTIQLIQFVIVTTHIWQYFFMKDCPYQFPIFIYIIGLYGLVFLLLFLNFWYHAYTKGKRLPKVLQAKTWAHPYNKTNGEITNGNGFHCDKDK, from the exons ATGGAGTTCAGGGATCTAACGGCCAGGGCCGGACTCTGGTATGACAACTTCATGAAGAATGCAG ACCCCAGGACAGAAGACTGGTTTCTCATGTCGTCGCCGCTCCCCCAAACCATAATAATCGTGGCGTACATCTACTTTGTCACCCGGCTGGGGCCCAGACTCATGGAGAACCGCAGGGCCTTCCACCTCAAAGAAATTCTAATTTTCTACAACTTCAGCGTGGTCGCCTTGTCCCTCTACATGTGCTATGAG TATGTGATGTCGGGCTGGGGGACGGGCTACACGTTCCACTGCGACCTAGTGGACTACTCGGACTCGCCGCAGGCATTGAGG ATGGCTGGGACGTGTTGGCTCTACTACTTCTCAAAGTTCATAGAGATGTTGGACACA ATCTTCTTTGTTCTGAGGAAGAAGAACAGTCAAATTACGTTCCTCCATGTCTATCATCACTCTATCATGCCCTTTACCTGGTGGTTTGGAGTCCGGTTCGCTCCAG GTGGCCAGGGGACATTCCATGCCCTGTTGAACTGTGTGGTCCATGTCATCATGTACTCCTACTACGGCCTGTCTGCCCTGGGCCCCGCCTACCAGAAGTACCTCTGGTGGAAGAAGTACCTCACCACTATTCAGCTG ATCCAGTTTGTGATCGTGACCACCCACATCTGGCAGTACTTCTTCATGAAGGACTGTCCCTACCAGTTCCCCATCTTCATCTACATCATTGGCCTCTATGGCCtggtcttcctcctcctcttcctcaactTCTGGTACCACGCCTACACCAAGGGGAAGAGGCTTCCCAAGGTACTTCAGGCCAAAACCTGGGCCCACCCCTACAACAAAACCAATGGCGAAATAACCAACGGGAATGGTTTCCACTGTGACAAGGATAAGTGA